GGTGGTGCCGTTACCGACAGCCGAATCCCCGTTAGTCTGGGAATAATTGGTCCCGTCCAGGATTGCCCACACGGTCCCCGCCAGTGCACCCTGCGTGTACATGTAATGGGTATGCAGCTGCATCGCATGGTCCTGAAGGCTCAGTAACGCGCGCCCGCTGTCCACGCCGCGCCCGTCATCCCAGCCGCGCAGAAATTCCCCGCGCAGGTCGGGAAGTTTCAGCGCGGGATAGGCTTTCGCCAGCTCCGGGTAAGTGGCTGCACTGAAGGACGCCCCGTTGCACTTAATCCAGCCCGTGGGGGCGGTCGCGGTCGGCCACGGCACCGGGACGCCGACCGGCATTGCGCTGCCATCGCCCAGGAGGCTTAACCCCAGGTTGCTCAGTGCATCAGCGGCTTTACCCGCATCCTTTATTTCCTTCAGGGCGTTCGTCGTCTGAAGGTACTGACTGTGCGGGTTCGCTGCCGCAACGTGCTTTGCCAGCAGGTCATCGGCATAGGCTTTCACCTCGATCACGGCGTTATCGACATACTGCCGCGTTGCCAGCACCACGGCCGGGTCGATTTTCAGCGTCACCGCGCTGGTGCTGTTCACAATCAGGATCAGGCGCACGGTCTGCGTGCGGCCGCTGCCCTCGGCCAGCTGCGGTTTATACGTTTCGGCGCAGTTGGCAACGGCAATCATCACGCCGTCAGCATCAAACAGGCCGATCTCGCGTATCCAGAAACCGCCTTCGCTTTCGGGGATCACCTGCTCGGCGATAATCTGGCTGCTGTTGGCCGCATCGATACTCAGCGAGTTCAGCGCCGCCCGGCGTTTCTCGCCGATGAGCGCGGTCTGCGCCGGGTCAGGAGTTGGCAGCGTGCCGCCGCCGTCCCCGACCGCCATCTCGGTAATCTGGAGTTTCGTACCGAGCGCGGCGGCATTCGCCAGCCTGGCCGCGCCCTGATTCGTCAGCAGGGCAAAATATTTTGTCGTCATGCGCGCACTTCCGTCAGGTCAATAAGATGCACCGCCACGCCGGAATAACCCGCGCCGCCGGTGCTGATGAGTTCAGGGGTGTAGGGGTAAACGGTCAGCTCATCGCCGCTGTAGCAGGCGGCGGCAACCGGGATGTCGCCGTTTGCATCAAGGTTGATGGACAGGCCGATCAGATGACGGCTGAGGGGCTTGGCATCGGCTATCAGCCGCTCCAGCTCGTTATACATTTCTTCGGTGATGCCGGTATCCAGCACGCCCACATCAAGCCGGAACGTGCCCGGCACATCGCCGGTTTTCCACCACTCAATCACGCGGATCAGATAGCCGAGCGGCTCTACCACGCGCCGGACCGCGCCGATGGTGCCTTTGTGCCGGTGCACGAACTGCGACGCCGCGACCACGCCGCGTTTGGTTGACTCGCTCCAGCTGCTGTCCCAGCGGTCCACCGCTAGCTAGCTAGTCGTAAGGGCACGATTGTGTACATCCGTATTTATCCGGGCAACGTTATGGATGTCATAGGGTTCGATGCCTACAGCCTCACTCGCACCGAAGTGGAAGGCTCCAGGCTACGTCTGTATACGAAGTTTGCGTCACTGCCAGTGATCCCCATTAATACTTATGCGGCTTCAAACCTGGCTGACCACATTCATGGCATGAACAACAAAGGTTACTCATACAGTTTTAACTTCCCGGAAATTGTGAAGCAAAAACGAGGAAAACTGGAAACACTTGCTGGCATGCCCGTTCCTGATCTAATCTAAAAAGCCCCTTTAATCCTCCATTGTGCAATTCCCTTGCCGGTTTTTATAACCGGCTCTTTTTTATCTTTTCATTAATTATTTAGATCAATATTCTGGTAATACCCTTTAAATCAGATCAAATTCACGAATTCTGTTAAAAGCTAATATCCGAAAGGGACAACAAAAGGAGATCCATATCAGATCCAAAAATAAATAATATAAAACCGATCAATTAAAAACCTCTTGCCGTTCCACCTGTTTATCCAGCGTCCTTCAAAATTATATTTTTTCCTCATAGTCATTATTTTTCATCGTTATTTCACACTCGTTTATTTATCCACTACTAATCGCGGAGGTATTCTCCATGTCATCTGCTCGTCCTGGTGTCGCCGGTGATCCCCTGGATTCCTGGGGGGTCCTTGCCGCGCTGGGCCTGATGTTACTGCTGGTTGCCTGGCTCTTTCTGCCGGAGTTCATCTACTGGTCTTGTTTCATACTGCATACGCTCTGGGGAATGGTCGATTTCGGCCCATTCCATG
The window above is part of the Pantoea cypripedii genome. Proteins encoded here:
- a CDS encoding phage tail protein, with the protein product MTTKYFALLTNQGAARLANAAALGTKLQITEMAVGDGGGTLPTPDPAQTALIGEKRRAALNSLSIDAANSSQIIAEQVIPESEGGFWIREIGLFDADGVMIAVANCAETYKPQLAEGSGRTQTVRLILIVNSTSAVTLKIDPAVVLATRQYVDNAVIEVKAYADDLLAKHVAAANPHSQYLQTTNALKEIKDAGKAADALSNLGLSLLGDGSAMPVGVPVPWPTATAPTGWIKCNGASFSAATYPELAKAYPALKLPDLRGEFLRGWDDGRGVDSGRALLSLQDHAMQLHTHYMYTQGALAGTVWAILDGTNYSQTNGDSAVGNGTTAGQWTTQSNGPVGNYAAETRPRNVAFNYIVRAA